One stretch of Hemitrygon akajei chromosome 18, sHemAka1.3, whole genome shotgun sequence DNA includes these proteins:
- the gpatch8 gene encoding G patch domain-containing protein 8 isoform X5, whose translation MGMGRMEMELDYADDATERRRVMEVEKQDTEELRQKYKDYAEKEKAIAKALEDLRANFYCELCDKQYQKHHEFDNHINSYDHAHKQRLKDLKQREFARNVASRSRKDEKKQERALRRLHELAEQRKQQECAPGSGPMFKTTTVAVDEDGNSKKVVSTSDNTGGKMSGPTSPSVNRTISESTLEDSRGDVDNPNYCVTRSSTGLLQNNQTVQPVNISQLKSNSATPLQKLGVSFSFAKKAPVKLDVSASVFSDVAEDLNESEATNPDEKMSSGQGSPKSVEAEMTATSDKIEGASQSESDNDSINSTLSKLKKMMRKEDDVSQSEPEYYHYIPPAHCKVKPNFPFLLFMKATEESHKCGNKKNLETTKNNHDLQNTLKLQESKEEECTENETAALQKNSDPPDDATDPDLKEAKSPETVRNTAPSKLSACEEGKQSSLANEDDLNGPKHPTGPFFPVLSKDESTTLQWPSELLMITKNEPCISYSCNPLYFEFKLARNKDTKEKNKEKYPESSHEQNAQNTDTDSQEKPNTSTSKAASKTVASEGDVKPQEQSIPTASKCEAQTGESDRSNSKKDKGMKSHKHKKKKKHKKSGKHLKEKATEEKEKQKDSEMHDEMSKKRKKHKRKNKGLNEKIKDTSSELSVPMSAIKSTEESSHTQKKRHRSQDCHYSSGTVDDGSRKDDVSEESISKKQKTGSCSELRKRVSARKDSPSRHRDRDSSRDEESDSYDESHRKRSRQKSSSRYSDDYDSRSDRSYSRRSRRHRSSSQRSYSSRSDVSSDCSRYSRRSYSNSYSDYSERSNLSKRSHDSDSDYRRSRHRGKKHKYSSSDDEYRRSRSRSSRSSRESTQTISRTRSRSRTRSSSHSRSRSKRRSESTTQRSRKRSQSYSHHRRGSTRCRTSRRSVSRDKGSRSHDSSGDRRSSRRNSSRSFSRDRVYRSKSPCYSRSKMLGKKEDYSKKEENKGDGTKSGGSFHRNLSGISNCSGKVHVEGEQTPEERNSLTAKQLLEKIQSKKFEKKPETINETASASNKVGIKLKDPPQGYFGPKLPPALGNKALLPLIGKLPTVKKPATKKSEDLSSEKGDKDDELYFVEPKDVTKEEVSQLSNWIIQEEIQSREEKSDSEETSGEKEKIQTISCETQFVHKSLVLGTQAISDTYISDVSTSTEVITKPSELGAPDGDETIMVHFARDRERFPNYIPKAEVQEIEEDSQEGTDSSVAPLDRQPITFTPEEMEKYSKLQQAAQQHIQQQLLAKQVKTFPTSTAIAPAPTLQQFHIQQPSAAATATSITTVHHAILQHQAAAAAAMGIHPHAHPQTLAQIHHIPQPHLTPISLSHITPSIYPTHPATFLTSHPIHIIPASALHAGPLALHPVPHALYPALFAPRPAGAGASALHLHPFLHPIFSSQELQHPPSHGT comes from the exons GACTATGCTGAAAAAGAAAAGGCAATTGCAAAAGCTTTAGAAGATCTAAGGGCGAATTTTTATTGTGAATTGTGTGATAAGCAGTACCAAAAACATCATGAGTTTGACAACCATATTAATTCTTATGACCATGCTCATAAGCAG AGATTAAAAGACCTAAAACAGAGAGAATTTGCTCGTAATGTTGCCTCAAGGTCTCGAAAAGATGAGAAAAAGCAGGAAAGAGCACTTCGGCGTCTCCATGAGCTTGCAGAGCAGCGTAAACAACAAGAATG TGCTCCAGGAAGCGGTCCAATGTTTAAAACTACGACTGTGGCTGTTGATGAAGATGGTAACAGCAAAAAAGTTGTCAGCACAAGTGATAATACTGGAGGAAAGATGAGTGGTCCCACGTCACCTTCTGTTAATAGGACCATATCTGAAAGCACACTGGAAGACAGCAGAGGAGATGTGGACAACCCAAACTATTGTGTTACCAGAAGCTCCACAGGGTTGCTTCAAAACAACCAGACAGTGCAACCTGTTAACATCAGTCAGCTTAAAAGCAATTCTGCTACTCCCTTACAGAAGCTAGGAGTATCATTTTCTTTTGCAAAAAAGGCACCAGTCAAGCTCGATGTTTCAGCTTCAGTATTCAGTGATGTTGCAGAAGATCTCAatgaatctgaagcaacaaaccCTGATGAAAAAATGTCCTCTGGTCAAGGGTCACCAAAATCAGTGGAGGCTGAAATGACAGCAACCTCAGATAAGATTGAAGGGGCCAGTCAATCAGAAAGTGATAATGACTCGATAAATAGTACATTATCAAAATTGAAAAAGATGATGAGGAAAGAGGATGATGTCAGTCAGTCAGAACCTGAGTACTATCATTACATTCCTCCTGCACACTGTAAAGTGAAACCTAATTTTCCATTTCTGTTGTTTATGAAAGCAACAGAAGAGTCACACAAGTGTGGTAACAagaagaatttagagaccactaAAAACAATCATGATTTACAAAATACTTTGAAGCTTCAGGAAAGCAAAGAAGAGGAATGCACGGAAAATGAGACTGCAGCTTTGCAAAAGAATAGTGACCCTCCAGATGATGCAACAGACCCAGACCTCAAAGAAGCGAAGTCTCCGGAGACTGTGAGGAACACTGCACCATCAAAGCTGAGTGCATGTGAAGAAGGGAAGCAAAGCAGTTTAGCAAATGAAGATGACCTCAATGGGCCTAAACATCCAACTGGGCCGTTTTTCCCAGTCTTGAGCAAAGATGAAAGTACTACTCTTCAATGGCCCTCAGAATTGTTGATGATTACAAAGAATGAGCCATGCATCTCTTATAGTTGCAATCCACTCTACTTTGAATTCAAACTGGCTAGGAATAAGGACACCAAAGAAAAAAACAAGGAGAAATATCCCGAGTCTTCACAtgaacaaaatgcacagaatactgATACGGATTCACAGGAGAAACCTAACACAAGCACCAGCAAAGCTGCGTCAAAAACAGTAGCAAGTGAGGGTGATGTGAAACCTCAAGAGCAGTCTATCCCAACTGCAAGCAAATGTGAAGCCCAAACAGGTGAAAGTGACAGAAGCAACAGTAAAAAAGATAAGGGCATGAAGTCACACAagcataaaaagaaaaagaagcacAAAAAGTCAGGAAAACATTTGAAAGAGAAAGCTACAGAGGaaaaggaaaagcagaaggataGTGAAATGCATGATGAGATgtcaaagaaaagaaaaaagcatAAACGCAAAAATAAAGGCTTAAATGAAAAAATCAAAGATACTAGTTCAGAACTTTCTGTTCCAATGTCTGCAATTAAGTCTACGGAGGAAAGCAGCCACACACAGAAGAAAAGACACAGATCACAAGATTGCCATTATTCATCTGGTACTGTCGATGATGGCAGTAGAAAAGATGATGTCTCTGAGGAATCCATTAGTAAAAAGCAAAAAACAGGTTCCTGTAGTGAGTTAAGGAAACGAGTATCTGCTCGGAAGGATAGCCCAAGCAGGCATAGGGACAGAGACAGCAGTCGAGATGAAGAATCTGATAGCTATGATGAATCTCATAGAAAACGATCCAGACAAAAGTCATCCTCCCGTTACAGTGATGATTATGATTCAAGAAGTGACAGAAGCTACTCTCGAAGGTCAAGAAGGCATCGTTCATCATCCCAGCGGTCATATTCTTCTAGATCTGATGTATCGTCAGACTGCAGTAGGTACAGTCGTAGAAGCTATTCTAACAGTTACAGTGATTACAGTGAAAGATCAAATCTCTCTAAACGATCTCATGATTCAGATTCTGACTATAGACGGTCAAGGCACCGTGGCAAAAAGCACAAATATTCTTCTTCGGATGATGAATATAGACGAAGCAGAAGCAGGTCCAGCAGGAGCAGCAGGGAAAGTACTCAAACCATCAGTAGAACACGCAGCCGAAGTCGAACTCGTAGCAGCAGCCATAGTAGAAGCCGAAGCAAACGGCGTAGTGAAAGTACAACACAACGAAGCAGGAAACGAAGTCAAAGCTACAGCCACCACCGCAGGGGCAGTACGAGGTGCCGTACCTCCCGAAGATCAGTTTCAAGGGACAAAGGATCACGTAGCCATGACAGCTCTGGTGATAGACGGTCCAGTCGAAGAAACTCCAGTCGTTCTTTTTCACGAGATAGGGTATATCGATCAAAATCTCCATGTTACAGCCGAAGCAAAATGTTGGGCAAGAAAGAAGACTActcaaaaaaagaagaaaataaaggAGATGGAACAAAATCAGGTGGTTCTTTCCACAGAAATCTTAGTGGTATCTCCAATTGTTCTGGAAAAGTGCATGTGGAAGGTGAGCAAACACCAGAAGAAAGGAACTCCTTAACAGccaaacaattgttggaaaaaatTCAGTCTAAGAAGTTTGAAAAGAAGCCTGAAACAATTAATGAAACTGCATCAGCATCTAATAAAGTAGGAATTAAATTAAAGGATCCCCCACAGGGTTATTTTGGGCCTAAACTTCCCCCAGCTTTAGGGAATAAGGCATTACTTCCTTTAATAGGAAAATTACCGACAGTCAAAAAGCCTGCAACAAAGAAGTCAGAAGATCTTTCCTCAGAGAAGGGGGACAAAGATGATGAGCTGTATTTTGTAGAGCCTAAAGATGTGACAAAGGAGGAAGTCAGTCAACTATCAAATTGGATAATACAGGAAGAAATTCAAAGTAGAGAAGAAAAATCTGACAGTGAAGAAACATCAGGTGAAAAAGAGAAAATCCAAACCATTTCTTGTGAAACTCAGTTTGTTCATAAAAGTTTGGTACTTGGCACCCAAGCCATCTCAGATACCTATATTTCTGATGTAAGTACATCAACCGAAGTCATCACAAAACCTTCAGAGTTAGGagcaccagatggtgatgaaaccaTTATGGTGCATTTTGCACGAGATCGAGAGCGATTCCCCAATTATATTCCAAAAgctgaagttcaagaaattgaagaGGATTCCCAAGAGGGTACAGATTCATCAGTGGCTCCACTTGATAGGCAGCCTATTACATTCACTCCTGAAGAAATGGAAAAATACAGCAAACTACAACAGGCAGCTCAACAGCACATCCAGCAGCAACTTTTAGCTAAACAAGTGAAGACTTTCCCTACCTCAACTGCCATTGCTCCAGCGCCAACTCTCCAGCAATTTCATATTCAACAACCATCAGCAGCTGCGACAGCAACATCAATCACTACTGTCCACCATGCTATATTACAGCATCAGGCAGCTGCAGCTGCAGCCATGGGTATCCATCCACATGCACACCCACAAACTCTTGCTCAAATCCATCACATACCCCAGCCTCATCTAACCCCAATTTCTCTGTCCCATATTACACCATCTATTTACCCTACTCATCCTGCCACTTTTCTAACTAGCCACCCAATACATATTATACCTGCATCAGCCCTCCATGCCGGACCTCTGGCTCTTCACCCAGTGCCACATGCACTCTACCCAGCTTTGTTTGCCCCTCGACCTGCAGGAGCGGGTGCTTCtgctcttcatctccatcctttCCTCCATCCTATCTTTTCGAGTCAGGAGCTCCAGCATCCTCCTAGTCATGGCACTTGA
- the gpatch8 gene encoding G patch domain-containing protein 8 isoform X1, whose translation MADKFARFNEDRDFQGNHFDQYEEGHLEIEQASLDKPIESDNIGHRLLQKHGWKLGQGLGKSLQGRTDPIPIIVKYDVMGMGRMEMELDYADDATERRRVMEVEKQDTEELRQKYKDYAEKEKAIAKALEDLRANFYCELCDKQYQKHHEFDNHINSYDHAHKQRLKDLKQREFARNVASRSRKDEKKQERALRRLHELAEQRKQQECAPGSGPMFKTTTVAVDEDGNSKKVVSTSDNTGGKMSGPTSPSVNRTISESTLEDSRGDVDNPNYCVTRSSTGLLQNNQTVQPVNISQLKSNSATPLQKLGVSFSFAKKAPVKLDVSASVFSDVAEDLNESEATNPDEKMSSGQGSPKSVEAEMTATSDKIEGASQSESDNDSINSTLSKLKKMMRKEDDVSQSEPEYYHYIPPAHCKVKPNFPFLLFMKATEESHKCGNKKNLETTKNNHDLQNTLKLQESKEEECTENETAALQKNSDPPDDATDPDLKEAKSPETVRNTAPSKLSACEEGKQSSLANEDDLNGPKHPTGPFFPVLSKDESTTLQWPSELLMITKNEPCISYSCNPLYFEFKLARNKDTKEKNKEKYPESSHEQNAQNTDTDSQEKPNTSTSKAASKTVASEGDVKPQEQSIPTASKCEAQTGESDRSNSKKDKGMKSHKHKKKKKHKKSGKHLKEKATEEKEKQKDSEMHDEMSKKRKKHKRKNKGLNEKIKDTSSELSVPMSAIKSTEESSHTQKKRHRSQDCHYSSGTVDDGSRKDDVSEESISKKQKTGSCSELRKRVSARKDSPSRHRDRDSSRDEESDSYDESHRKRSRQKSSSRYSDDYDSRSDRSYSRRSRRHRSSSQRSYSSRSDVSSDCSRYSRRSYSNSYSDYSERSNLSKRSHDSDSDYRRSRHRGKKHKYSSSDDEYRRSRSRSSRSSRESTQTISRTRSRSRTRSSSHSRSRSKRRSESTTQRSRKRSQSYSHHRRGSTRCRTSRRSVSRDKGSRSHDSSGDRRSSRRNSSRSFSRDRVYRSKSPCYSRSKMLGKKEDYSKKEENKGDGTKSGGSFHRNLSGISNCSGKVHVEGEQTPEERNSLTAKQLLEKIQSKKFEKKPETINETASASNKVGIKLKDPPQGYFGPKLPPALGNKALLPLIGKLPTVKKPATKKSEDLSSEKGDKDDELYFVEPKDVTKEEVSQLSNWIIQEEIQSREEKSDSEETSGEKEKIQTISCETQFVHKSLVLGTQAISDTYISDVSTSTEVITKPSELGAPDGDETIMVHFARDRERFPNYIPKAEVQEIEEDSQEGTDSSVAPLDRQPITFTPEEMEKYSKLQQAAQQHIQQQLLAKQVKTFPTSTAIAPAPTLQQFHIQQPSAAATATSITTVHHAILQHQAAAAAAMGIHPHAHPQTLAQIHHIPQPHLTPISLSHITPSIYPTHPATFLTSHPIHIIPASALHAGPLALHPVPHALYPALFAPRPAGAGASALHLHPFLHPIFSSQELQHPPSHGT comes from the exons GACTATGCTGAAAAAGAAAAGGCAATTGCAAAAGCTTTAGAAGATCTAAGGGCGAATTTTTATTGTGAATTGTGTGATAAGCAGTACCAAAAACATCATGAGTTTGACAACCATATTAATTCTTATGACCATGCTCATAAGCAG AGATTAAAAGACCTAAAACAGAGAGAATTTGCTCGTAATGTTGCCTCAAGGTCTCGAAAAGATGAGAAAAAGCAGGAAAGAGCACTTCGGCGTCTCCATGAGCTTGCAGAGCAGCGTAAACAACAAGAATG TGCTCCAGGAAGCGGTCCAATGTTTAAAACTACGACTGTGGCTGTTGATGAAGATGGTAACAGCAAAAAAGTTGTCAGCACAAGTGATAATACTGGAGGAAAGATGAGTGGTCCCACGTCACCTTCTGTTAATAGGACCATATCTGAAAGCACACTGGAAGACAGCAGAGGAGATGTGGACAACCCAAACTATTGTGTTACCAGAAGCTCCACAGGGTTGCTTCAAAACAACCAGACAGTGCAACCTGTTAACATCAGTCAGCTTAAAAGCAATTCTGCTACTCCCTTACAGAAGCTAGGAGTATCATTTTCTTTTGCAAAAAAGGCACCAGTCAAGCTCGATGTTTCAGCTTCAGTATTCAGTGATGTTGCAGAAGATCTCAatgaatctgaagcaacaaaccCTGATGAAAAAATGTCCTCTGGTCAAGGGTCACCAAAATCAGTGGAGGCTGAAATGACAGCAACCTCAGATAAGATTGAAGGGGCCAGTCAATCAGAAAGTGATAATGACTCGATAAATAGTACATTATCAAAATTGAAAAAGATGATGAGGAAAGAGGATGATGTCAGTCAGTCAGAACCTGAGTACTATCATTACATTCCTCCTGCACACTGTAAAGTGAAACCTAATTTTCCATTTCTGTTGTTTATGAAAGCAACAGAAGAGTCACACAAGTGTGGTAACAagaagaatttagagaccactaAAAACAATCATGATTTACAAAATACTTTGAAGCTTCAGGAAAGCAAAGAAGAGGAATGCACGGAAAATGAGACTGCAGCTTTGCAAAAGAATAGTGACCCTCCAGATGATGCAACAGACCCAGACCTCAAAGAAGCGAAGTCTCCGGAGACTGTGAGGAACACTGCACCATCAAAGCTGAGTGCATGTGAAGAAGGGAAGCAAAGCAGTTTAGCAAATGAAGATGACCTCAATGGGCCTAAACATCCAACTGGGCCGTTTTTCCCAGTCTTGAGCAAAGATGAAAGTACTACTCTTCAATGGCCCTCAGAATTGTTGATGATTACAAAGAATGAGCCATGCATCTCTTATAGTTGCAATCCACTCTACTTTGAATTCAAACTGGCTAGGAATAAGGACACCAAAGAAAAAAACAAGGAGAAATATCCCGAGTCTTCACAtgaacaaaatgcacagaatactgATACGGATTCACAGGAGAAACCTAACACAAGCACCAGCAAAGCTGCGTCAAAAACAGTAGCAAGTGAGGGTGATGTGAAACCTCAAGAGCAGTCTATCCCAACTGCAAGCAAATGTGAAGCCCAAACAGGTGAAAGTGACAGAAGCAACAGTAAAAAAGATAAGGGCATGAAGTCACACAagcataaaaagaaaaagaagcacAAAAAGTCAGGAAAACATTTGAAAGAGAAAGCTACAGAGGaaaaggaaaagcagaaggataGTGAAATGCATGATGAGATgtcaaagaaaagaaaaaagcatAAACGCAAAAATAAAGGCTTAAATGAAAAAATCAAAGATACTAGTTCAGAACTTTCTGTTCCAATGTCTGCAATTAAGTCTACGGAGGAAAGCAGCCACACACAGAAGAAAAGACACAGATCACAAGATTGCCATTATTCATCTGGTACTGTCGATGATGGCAGTAGAAAAGATGATGTCTCTGAGGAATCCATTAGTAAAAAGCAAAAAACAGGTTCCTGTAGTGAGTTAAGGAAACGAGTATCTGCTCGGAAGGATAGCCCAAGCAGGCATAGGGACAGAGACAGCAGTCGAGATGAAGAATCTGATAGCTATGATGAATCTCATAGAAAACGATCCAGACAAAAGTCATCCTCCCGTTACAGTGATGATTATGATTCAAGAAGTGACAGAAGCTACTCTCGAAGGTCAAGAAGGCATCGTTCATCATCCCAGCGGTCATATTCTTCTAGATCTGATGTATCGTCAGACTGCAGTAGGTACAGTCGTAGAAGCTATTCTAACAGTTACAGTGATTACAGTGAAAGATCAAATCTCTCTAAACGATCTCATGATTCAGATTCTGACTATAGACGGTCAAGGCACCGTGGCAAAAAGCACAAATATTCTTCTTCGGATGATGAATATAGACGAAGCAGAAGCAGGTCCAGCAGGAGCAGCAGGGAAAGTACTCAAACCATCAGTAGAACACGCAGCCGAAGTCGAACTCGTAGCAGCAGCCATAGTAGAAGCCGAAGCAAACGGCGTAGTGAAAGTACAACACAACGAAGCAGGAAACGAAGTCAAAGCTACAGCCACCACCGCAGGGGCAGTACGAGGTGCCGTACCTCCCGAAGATCAGTTTCAAGGGACAAAGGATCACGTAGCCATGACAGCTCTGGTGATAGACGGTCCAGTCGAAGAAACTCCAGTCGTTCTTTTTCACGAGATAGGGTATATCGATCAAAATCTCCATGTTACAGCCGAAGCAAAATGTTGGGCAAGAAAGAAGACTActcaaaaaaagaagaaaataaaggAGATGGAACAAAATCAGGTGGTTCTTTCCACAGAAATCTTAGTGGTATCTCCAATTGTTCTGGAAAAGTGCATGTGGAAGGTGAGCAAACACCAGAAGAAAGGAACTCCTTAACAGccaaacaattgttggaaaaaatTCAGTCTAAGAAGTTTGAAAAGAAGCCTGAAACAATTAATGAAACTGCATCAGCATCTAATAAAGTAGGAATTAAATTAAAGGATCCCCCACAGGGTTATTTTGGGCCTAAACTTCCCCCAGCTTTAGGGAATAAGGCATTACTTCCTTTAATAGGAAAATTACCGACAGTCAAAAAGCCTGCAACAAAGAAGTCAGAAGATCTTTCCTCAGAGAAGGGGGACAAAGATGATGAGCTGTATTTTGTAGAGCCTAAAGATGTGACAAAGGAGGAAGTCAGTCAACTATCAAATTGGATAATACAGGAAGAAATTCAAAGTAGAGAAGAAAAATCTGACAGTGAAGAAACATCAGGTGAAAAAGAGAAAATCCAAACCATTTCTTGTGAAACTCAGTTTGTTCATAAAAGTTTGGTACTTGGCACCCAAGCCATCTCAGATACCTATATTTCTGATGTAAGTACATCAACCGAAGTCATCACAAAACCTTCAGAGTTAGGagcaccagatggtgatgaaaccaTTATGGTGCATTTTGCACGAGATCGAGAGCGATTCCCCAATTATATTCCAAAAgctgaagttcaagaaattgaagaGGATTCCCAAGAGGGTACAGATTCATCAGTGGCTCCACTTGATAGGCAGCCTATTACATTCACTCCTGAAGAAATGGAAAAATACAGCAAACTACAACAGGCAGCTCAACAGCACATCCAGCAGCAACTTTTAGCTAAACAAGTGAAGACTTTCCCTACCTCAACTGCCATTGCTCCAGCGCCAACTCTCCAGCAATTTCATATTCAACAACCATCAGCAGCTGCGACAGCAACATCAATCACTACTGTCCACCATGCTATATTACAGCATCAGGCAGCTGCAGCTGCAGCCATGGGTATCCATCCACATGCACACCCACAAACTCTTGCTCAAATCCATCACATACCCCAGCCTCATCTAACCCCAATTTCTCTGTCCCATATTACACCATCTATTTACCCTACTCATCCTGCCACTTTTCTAACTAGCCACCCAATACATATTATACCTGCATCAGCCCTCCATGCCGGACCTCTGGCTCTTCACCCAGTGCCACATGCACTCTACCCAGCTTTGTTTGCCCCTCGACCTGCAGGAGCGGGTGCTTCtgctcttcatctccatcctttCCTCCATCCTATCTTTTCGAGTCAGGAGCTCCAGCATCCTCCTAGTCATGGCACTTGA